A window from Seriola aureovittata isolate HTS-2021-v1 ecotype China chromosome 14, ASM2101889v1, whole genome shotgun sequence encodes these proteins:
- the si:ch1073-126c3.2 gene encoding uncharacterized protein si:ch1073-126c3.2, producing the protein MALKGLLIWICSLAVLSSSAAADETVPRKCSSQTQLMERLSADLKVAVECGDNLTSAWSEQQTAAVLLSMRNLADSLHKHQLKGCQSAEPKQCPEAEVPSNGGLACVSVGNNTYCKPLCNDGYDFGFIRRSRLFDKCTEQTRYKWDTQYVGGNKLAVCNETPIRISGAKTAYFPKHQDCLTTKSNSELQRSIIETFTAELKSEGIQGESQHGCLVCG; encoded by the exons ATGGCATTAAAGGGACTTCTCATCTGGATTTGCTCTCTGGCAG TCTTGTCGTCCTCTGCCGCTGCAGATGAAACTGTGCCTAGGAAATGCAGCTCGCAAACTCAGCTGATGGAGCGTCTATCAGCTGATCTCAAG GTGGCAGTAGAGTGTGGTGATAACCTGACTTCTGCATGGAGTGAACAGCAGacagctgcagtgctgctgtccATGAGGAATCTGGCTGATTCTCTGCACAAACACCAGCTGAAAG GATGCCAAAGCGCTGAGCCGAAGCAATGCCCTGAAGCCGAAGTGCCCAGCAACGGGGGGCTGGCGTGCGTTTCAGTTGGCAACAACACCTACTGCAAACCTCTGTGCAACGAT GGTTATGATTTTGGTTTCATAAGAAGGAGTCGCTTGTTTGATAAATGCACTGAGCAGACTCGATATAAGTGGGACACCCAATACGTAGGAGGAAACAAACTGGCCGTGTGCAACG AGACACCTATTCGAATTTCAGGGGCAAAGACGGCGTATTTTCCAAAACATCAGGATTGCCTGACGACCAAGAGCAACAGCGAACTGCAGAGGAGCATCATCGAAACTTTTACCGCTGAACTGAAGAGTGAAGGCATACAGGGGGAGTCGCAGCATGGCTGTCTTGTGTGTGGATGA